In Palaemon carinicauda isolate YSFRI2023 chromosome 1, ASM3689809v2, whole genome shotgun sequence, the genomic stretch agagagagagagagagagagagagagagagagaataaactgtaAAAAACATATTGACACTATTTAATTTAATACGACAATATTCAGAATAAATCTTACCTGTAATTGATGGTAAATGTAGAGTTGGAACTGCTCCAGGTTTGAATTCTAAGCATCTTGGAGGAATCACTTTCCCAAgtagttcatattttagatttcttttaaaagCAGATTTTTTCGAAATGCTTGCTGCATATCCGCTGTGTCATGGGGTTAAAATTACCTTTCCTCCCGCACAGCTGAATTCATTTGTCTTGTGTTTCTTTATCCTTCGGAAACCGATAATAGTTATAAACGGATTTTCCTATCGAATAATTTGTACAGTCACGTACTGCGCAACTAGGCATCCTGACAAGTTGGTGCGAGTTAAAATTCTGTAAGCCTTGGGACCAATATGACCTTGAGATAGAGCAAGGCCGTGAGACAGATTGAGTcagagagagatggatgtctgacctTCTGAGCCGCTCATTAcagactgaccataggttcagccTAGGACCTCTTTTGAACCTATTGACGTCATGGATGCGCATACGACAAAAATTTCAAGCGCCCATGGGTTGAcctgttaaaattctattggccttgggtaGAATAacgcagttgaggtgccatattggGACTTTAGGACAGCGCAATGAAACGTTGTAAGGAGTgagaaggaggcaggattttgtgcaaaatacgaagagaaatcttgcagATCTAAGGGAATGTACATgcataataatcctacctattctggcttactaaaatttaatcattcaaatgagcaattagcaatgggctggtgcgatgggcatacatcttaaaattaacagacctgaATTGACCTGAATTGGTACTGAGAGATAAACTAAGCTGCTTATAAGTctgcagtattaaaattatattaaaaaccagtgtaataatttatctcgacacacgtagtttaaggaaagagccTTCGTACGCCGGCGTAAGGCTTTTGTTTTACGTTTCTACGCTGTGACATCATGAACATGGCATACGCCATTGTCAACGAGTTCAGTTAATTTAGAGCAGTTTTCCCAAcatttttggtaaagaaaacttagTTTGGGAGAGGACGTTTAAGGGATGACTATAATATTGGGTTCGAGACCATACTACaaaaaggaagaagagtgaagagaaattcttcatatatatatatatatatatatatatatatatatatatatatatatatatatatatatatatatatatatatatgtgtgtgtgtgtgtgtgtgtgtattgacaatctatcgctgaggcatgcgatgtatctatttgtcactatgctggaggaaggatcagaaaaatgaaatttttggactagcgctttcgtattttcatacttcttcaggtccaattgatacagaaagttatgaacagaatcaaagtcaataacataaaaattagtacacaactactttaaaaattacagctggtttaaaaatcagtgaatttaaaaaattacagatagtttaaaaatgacaattgtttagatacattgtttataagtagttcatgaagtttatatattcctgggctattgttgatcaattctacacggtttttatttatgatacatgattctatgatattgcgttttgttatgtccttacaatatgaaatttcttttgcccctttccaattaatggcatgattacagttattcatatgtTGAAACAAAATACCTGTtcggtttcctgttcgaacattatatctgtgttatTGTAGTCTTGTTTcgaggtctttaccactttgtcctacatatcttttattgcattgattaaatgggatttcataaacacatccattgctttgtgcaggtgaatttctaattaacatatcctttaaagtactagagttaaaaataacattaacattaaaaactttcattaatctacgaattgtcaagaaaactttttatgaaactgactttaaaactgattttaatatggaaAACCTTTTcattttacccttccacaataatttcttgacaattcctagattaatgaaagtttttaatgttaaatgTTATTTTCAACTCTATCGCATAGGCCCTCCAACAAATGCGACAGGTCGTTGCGACATAAAGCAGCAGAACAATCGCTAGACTTCCCACCATTTCTTGGATTATTTAACATCGCAGCAAGTCGCAGAGCGTAGTTACAGATGTGTGTCCCGAGCCTAAAGCTTGCATGACAAGATCAATATAGACTAGCAGTTGCCGTGGACTATCTATCTCTCATACCTAGAGGTTGAACAATATCATTTAACTGCAGAATAATTCAGGACAGCATAAGTGTTAGGAAACGGCCGATTCTGCTCTTATCAATAGAACATTACCCATTTTTCAGATATTGGGcagttatatgtagattaaatttatttattttatgttataggTCCGTGAGAAAggattatttttaaataataaattttaatgatttgtaaaTCGAAGGTATTGTTGTAGTCAAGAACAAGAGTATCTGGTAGTTTCTCTAGAATGAACGAAGCTGCAGGTGTACTTAAAACATAAAAGAATCCTCTCAAACCTTCTCgagttttaaagataacgtcctTGTAAGGTATTTCAAGAAAACAGCTCAGATATTGAAGGAATTAAGACTGttgatttggaatttttttttacaaccGTTGTAACGCTGTATACCAATTTAAATTTTTACAAAGCTTCTGATTTTCAAAGAAAAACTCGAAAATCTTAGAGGACCAGATATCAACAGGAACTGTTCCTGATTATCGTCTTCAGATTCAGGTTATGAGtggaggcatagcctttgcaatggAGCTGTTTCCCGTTTCAATTTTGAACTTCTTTCTGGAAACTCTTAGAATTTGTCCGAAATCTTTGAGGCATTAATCGCAGGCCTGTATTACTTTATGAATTTATGCAAATGATTATTAGTAGGTTAACTGTGAGTTTTCTATTGATCTTGTAATTATCATAAACATTgtcactgatcttgaaatataGTGATTATCATATGTTTGCTGGCTATTGTTTTCTTTTGCTGTTACTGCTTTACTAGTTTCCATTATAGAtttaagaaaaggaataaaaacacCAACTGACTAAAGAGATTTCATGTAACCTAACTGACTGCAACATTCTCATTTCTGTAAGATAAATCTCAGGTCCCTCACCAATCAAGCAGGGTAGTTTCTCACGTAACTCATGGTGGCAAATATAGTAAAGGTAATCCATTGAAAATTTCTGTTTTTGTATGGGTATTAAATAGAATTACCTGGGTACTGATGCCTTTGGAAGTACAGAGAGTTTTGTATTTAACTGAACTGTATCCATTAGCAGGAAAGCATCTAGTAAAGGATTGTGAACCATTTAGTGGAGGAGGTGTTTACAAAAGTTATAATAGCTTAGCATTTCTTTGTGCATTACCAAATTATGACAAAGATAAACAAAAATGACAAGCAATAAGGACCCCATTACTATGATGTCTGAATAGTGATGGAATCTCCTTTGGGCATCATATTTGCTTGTGTAATATTTGACTTTTGTAAAGTTTCTACATTAATGTAATGTTCACTTATAGATTCCGAGGAAGCGTCAAGCAGTGTACATAGATCATTGCCATGTAACCATTGGATGAATTTCTTTGTGTAACTTCTAAGAGGAATGTGGTTGAAGTATCACCAGTATGAAGAGTTAACTTGTATTTATGGTCAATAAACATTCACTTCATACAAAATGTTCATGGCGATATATTTCTTCTTGAATTCAAGGGATGTTTGTACATCTATCGGTCTGCAGTTAGGTTGGTTGTTATTTGGTTTTACAATAGTTGTTATTCATTTCACACcaataataaacataattttttaatatataaataaaaggagagattgctaaaaaaaaaaaaaaaaaaaaaaaaaaaacatgatggaaTGTGGAAGGCAAtttatattacaataaaatttgTACAATAGCCCTTATGGTAATATTACCTTTTGACATGAGCTCACTATACCTCCACCCCTGCACAGGTGAGGGCCTACTACTTCCCCACACCTTCTCACAGGAGAGAGCTAACTTTCAGACTTGCTACTCAAAGCATCACTAAGAGCTCGTTCATCTTTGTCCACTATCGGCAGCAGCCACTCCCGATCAGCTGAACCTGATGTGAACAGGTTCCACCTGACAACTGACAAGCGATTCATAAATTATCTAATCATTACCGGGCTCGTCGAAAATTCTATGTTAACTTGTAGTTTTCCTAAAGCAGGTTTTATGACTCGCTATAGTCCAAACATCCACCGGACTCTCAATTAATTTTTCTCATGAAACCTGGACGTAAACTCATAAACCTACATCAGTCAGTATTTAATGACATCTTATTGTCCAAGTTTCCTGTCCTTACCCTTAGTAACCTCCGACATGGATTTTTCTCTCTACCCCACttctaagcctctctctctctgcttctattTACTCTTCTGACTTTTTAGGTTACCTTACACTAGTTTTTGTAATAACTTACTGTGATATAAAAGCACTATCTTGCtatatcttttgtaaatatttcCCCTTATATTTTATTGATTCCTGTTTAGTCTGTGgagtgaaagaaaaataataaccgtAATAATTTTAAGACGAATAAGTGATTAATGCCTAAAAGATAATAGGAATTTTGAATACAATCCTTATTCCCAAAGTTCTGTGGATATCAGATTCTCATCAGAATACCTGACATATTACCTACTTTGTATCATTCTTCAACCCTAATTTTAAGTAAAAGTTGATTGTACACTCTTCTTCTCTCATTCCAGATCTTAATGAACACTGCAAAAATGATCTTGGCCCTGCAATGCCCATGCTGACTGACCAGTTGAATAAGAGTTCTGAATTGCTTGACTTTCTTGAAATTCGGCTCATGTCCCTCTTTGAAATTTCTGGAAACATATCAGAGCTGATTGGGAGAAATCTTGTCAAGGAATTATTGCATATGGAGAAGCTGGTTAATAAAACAATGGAACTGACCCAAGTTTTGCAAAGATTCTATAAAATCTACAAAACCAAAAGCAACTGTCCTCTTCAACATATATCAAACCTTCTTGCAGAACTAAAGTCAAATTACCAGAGGCTATCAGTACTGGGAAGTCAATTGTCAGAGCAAAACACAGCACAGATTACTTTCCCCATCAACACTATAATGGGAATAATCAAAAATATTTCCGTGTATTTGCAgcctattataaatatatatgtagaaattttGGTTGAAGTTATTGTCTATGTCACACCTACGAAGGTATCTGCATCTCTGCTGCCTTCACTCTCAACAACAACATCAAGTATGTCATCATCGAAGGACACAAATACAGAGGTTACAATACCCCCAAGTATAAACACATTTACTCCAAATGTTTTTAGCATTACTAGAAATGTGTCATCAACAGAAACAAACAAAGAACATATAACTTCTGAGGAAAAACTTCCTACTGTCACAACAATGAACACAGTTACAAGACATTTTTCATCAGTCACACCAGTGACTAATACCAATAGGTCTAATATAAATGGCATAGCATCAGTATCAACACAGGATTTGAGTACCACGAGATCATTCATGGACATCAGTGAAAATCCAATGTCTACTCAAGTATCACAGTCACTGACACCTTCTGATGCAATAACTAATTCCCTCACACCAAATACAGCAAAAGCAAATCCGACATACACCACTTCTAGAATATTCAACTCAAGCATACAAAAAATCCCTACAAATGCAATCTCCACCAGTGGCAACTTCGGTGTGGCCAATACCAGTACAGTGATAACTCACAACAGTGTAAACACCAGCACACTCAACACTGGTATAACAACATCCCAAATGGTTATCACCGATAGTACCTTGACAAATAAGGACACAACAACAATGCCAAAGGAAAACAAAACAAGCAAATTTAACACTAATTCAACAACAGTGTCAACAGTAAAATATGTTCCATCTAGCACAGAAACAGCAGTGGAACCTGTCTTTAACATTACTCATACAACAAAATTAGACTCACCATCCACAGGTGAACCAACATCTGTAACAACTAATATCACGAGGGACACCAGCCATGTCCTTCCATTAAATGTAACCACAATAAACGTGACAGAGAAATCTCAGCCTGTTTCCCCATTGTACATAAGTAAAACAGAGATAGCATTTCTCTCAAACACAACAGCATCTTCAATAAGTTGGCGCTCGAGCACCATGCCTAGTACAAAACAGTTAACAGATAGTTTAATTGTCCACACAATGGATACTAATATTGAAAATACATTCTCTTCAGGTACTGTTGATTATGGTACCTCAGTAACTACACCCCTCAAGAATGTCGCAACTACTGTGGCTACAGTTAAAAGAACAACTCCATCTATTATCATTAGTGAAGCATATACAGAATCAAAACATTCCAGTTCTTTAACTCCTTTACACAACTATGATAGCACATTGTCAACAAAGAATCCAGACGAACTCAACAGTAAAGCATCAACTAATAgaaattacacaaaaactactgagaTATTGTTAAATAACACTGATCTGTTACAATTAAATATCTCTTTAACTAGTAACACAAAAACCTCATTAGCACCATTAGACAAGACAACAAATTCTGTTTACAGCACATATAAAACATCAGCCAATACATTTCTGTCTACCACTCAAGATCCACTCATTGTAGACACATCAGTAAACAACTCTTTTGCACTTACAAACCAGTCAACTTCCATTGAAAACTCAACCTTCAAAAGCTCTGATACATCTATAAGTCAGTcaccatttacaaaatcatcagatTTATCAGATAAAACAGAAGATTCTAGCAGCATTTCTTATGAAACATCAACAAACACATTTTCGCATGCAGTAGAGTACTCTTCCACTGAACATACTGTATCTAATGGTACCGGGTTACTTGCTACAGAATCTTTAGTATCCAGCAACGTGATAATCAACAAAACATTTTCCCCAACAATGTTTTCATCTGCCAGAAAGCTTTCATCTACTACAGTTACCAATGCAGCAACAGGCAATGACACATCCCTTTCTATAACAGAGGCTCTTTTTAATAACAGCATAACAACTGAATCTTCCATAAGCACATCTGTTACTGAAACAGAAACATTATTTAAAACCCAAACTACATTTGAAAATACATCATCATCTCAGTCTATAACACCAGTTAACACAAACACATCTACAAACAGCATGCCGTATGTAACTCTGACAACTAATGAAAAGGAGAATGATACTATTTTTGAATCTACTGTAGTAACATTTTCTTCATTTACCACCAATAGAAATCTCGAAAACAGAACTGATTTGGTTACAAAAGAATTTTCCTTCTCGATGAATAAAAGTAGAAACAGTACACCTACTCTTACACAGGAATCCAAATCAGCCTCAGACAATTTCAGTACTAACAGAATTGACTTGTATACATCTACATCAAGCTTTAGTGACGTTACTACTTTAAAAAGTCAATCCTCTATAGCAACAGATACCCCTTCAGTTACAGACAACGCTACCAGGGGCTTCTCTGTATCAACAGGCATACCATTTACTAACATGTCAATTAAAGGTAACTTTTCGCTTCCAGCAACCAAAACCTCATTCAATGTTACTACAATTACTTCCTCGCCACAAAGATCAACGGACTTTGATACTTCATCGTCTAATATGGCCACATCTTCAACCAATAACAATTCTAACAACTCAACTTTAGTGTCAAAAACATGGTCAATGATATACAGTTCTAGTGAAATGAACACAACTCTCTCACCTACAACAATTTCAACAACCTTTGATAACCCATCATTTAGCATAGACTCAACAACATCTACATATAATTCTTCTGTTGACACCACAAGTAATAAACATGGAACAGAAACACAACTTACAAACAAAAGTCTTACATCTACAACAACTGGCTTATCCATTAGAAATACAACTGATCAAATTATCAGTTCTAAGTTAACACCTGTACAGACTATGAGTTCAAGTACTGTGGCAGCTCTTGCATCCTCGGTAAACAACAATGGCACAAATTCTCTTGTAGCTAATGTATCTGAAATAACAGGACTGTCTTCTAACAGTAGTAATCTgtcttttgatacattaacgtcggTTTCATCATCTTcggataacataaataataattcaGCCAGCTTATCCACACTTTCTCCTCCGTATAACAATACCAGCACAACTGCAATTGAAACTAATACAGCATCACATCAGGAAACAGCTAGTACATCTGTTGATAGCCAAAACTATAAGCCCTCCTCAACAAAGGCACCATCCAACACCCAGATTCTAATCATTTACATAATTAAAACTATCGTCATGTACATTAATGAAACAACTACAAACCCAACCATCACCACATCAAACGGGCAAGGATAAATCATCCCCATGCTGTTTTATAATCTAATTTCAATAGACACGATTCTAGTGCAAGATGAGTGTGATTGGAAGAGAAGAAAGTGTCATATCAGAAGCAATagaaaggagaaaataaaaatgagaaaatttcTGTTTCTTACATATTCCTGAATTTGAAGTATATGCACTTCAATAATCCTGTGACTACTGtacttcagttgttatgaaaaatGTTTTGTTACAGTGTTCATGTAAATTTTTAATAGTGGATGATCCATATATGATTccctaacaaacaaaaaaaaatagataaaaagtacAAATGGTTAAACTCCTTAATAGACAACAAACCTTAACATGTTCTTGTTCcttgtacttgaaatattttggcTCTTATTctgtaactttctttttttttttttttggcgtaagaCAAGATTGTAACACAAAGTAACGATCCTTAGACATACCAGGTGAAGTTCAGATTTTGAGAGCTAGTCACATAAGAGTTTGACTGGACAACCCCAAGGGTAAAAGACATAAGAAATGGAGTCTGATAATCAGACTCCATTTCTCAGAATCTGATGATTTAATTGGATAGGTAGGCCTTCATATCTCATGAGGACTGCTGACTTAATAACTAGATAGTAGAGGGACATTTGAAGACATCtaaattttgtttgaattattCTTATCGCAAAGAATAGACCTACATGACGTTTGTCTTTAATTATACAGTGGAGAGATGTTTGTCATTTTAACCAGTTAAACTTCGACGAGCTATACTGGGTTAAAAGCTGACTTTAAGAGGTTTGTTCTGaacttttaaatatttcttttttttaatttttaggtcAATATTACTATGTGTTGTGAGTATTTTGCAAGAGGTACTCTAGATGAGTTGAAAACATATTATCGATATTTTCTTTATCTATGTTCAATTGTTTGGCCATTGTGGGAAATATAATCTAATATACCATTCTCGTTTCTCTTAACCCCAGATATCCTCAACTCCAAAGAATATATGTTTCTTATAGTATAGATTCATTAAATTTTGTTATTTCCAATTGCAGTATACTATAAGTAAGGATAGTGTACATAATGTAGGCTACATATGCTGTCGGAAGCAATAGCACTGTGATGCTTACCAAAGAAGAGAACTTTAAGTTTACAGTTGACCAATATCTTTTTTAGGATTCTatcatatttttagatatattttataggATGAAGCTTAACCAATCTCAAACTTTTAAGCCCATCATATACACAAAGATAATGGGCTCCTTTCGTCTGAATTCTAAGTAAATCCTTTTGTATGGGGTTATCGTCAGGCTAAAACGGTTAGAGCCAACTGATTGTAAGATTTTGGCAGGAATGTGACATGACGCTAAATTTGCACTTTCAATCTACTTTATATTTCTCAAGACTGTAGGATTTATCTGGGGATACTCAATTGTTCCTTCTTTATTTATCAAAACATTGAATccttggtcaggaagttcgtatgattggccttgatttcatgactgcctttgatcgtgttaatcataaggtcattgttttcagactcaaacagttgggagtgagtgggtcgtttcttagcatcattactgaatttttagaTAATAGATcagaaagagttgttgttgatgggcaccgtagtgagtataggaatttgatttctggtgttcctcaaggtagtcttcttggcccattacattttatactatatactcatgacatgtggtttagccatgaaaacaagcttgttgcatatacagatgatactactctctttgcattaattccatctccgaGTCCctaaatagaaatctagctaaaattagtgcatggtgtaaattatggggtatgaagatgaatcctaaaaaCTCAAGTTGTGATTGttgtaggtcaaggaccgtggatCAATGCTGAGATAATTTTGTAtgagttttaaaattttaggtgtgattcttgacagcaaatctaCTCTTGataaactcattaggtctgtgtcttcttcaattgcacaaaaaatttggcttatagagaaagtctctcaagatttttggtgatcaatctattctgaagaagtgttttaattctttcattctgccttgtttcgagtattgttctcctgtctgatcttcagctgctgattctcatcttaatgtgttggacaggaacttatggtttattaaatttctttttcctgatctagatattaatctttggcaccatcgttcaattagttcatttgcatgttgcataagattttttataattcagaccatcctttacattcagatcttctcggacagttccatcctgttcgtaatgctatgcatgcagttaattctaatagtcaggcattctccatcatgaggctcaatactacacagtattctagttttattctagctgtgaccaagttgtggaatgatcttcctaatcgggtagttaaatcagcaaaacttcaaaagttcaaacttacagcaaattttttttttatgttgaacaggctgacataagtacttttatagtttatatttgaaatatttgttttaatgtggttaatgttttttttttttttgaataatttattttaattattcaatacttcttcgtttatttatttccttagttactTTCCTATTGAgctatttttctgtgttggagcccttagatttatagcatcttccttttccaactagggttgtagcattagctaataataataataatgataataataataatagtgcactcGTACCACAAGTAATTAACCCGTTTTTTGACAATTCAACTGCCGTgagtcactcagagagagagagagagagaagagagagagagagagagagagagagagagagagagagagagagagagagagagaacctcataATGGGGAAACATTtcagatctcctctctctctctctctctctctctctctctctctctctctctctctctctctctctctctctcttcatatatatgtttaagtaCGTATGCACTTTCTCATTACACACATTTTAGAAGTATATTTAATCAAAtgacaaaattaaatgaaaatttatatgtaaaagataTGTCCTTAAAacatatggctctctctctctctctctctctctctctctctctctctctctctctctctctctctctctctctctctaagactttGCAGTAGCATATTTGATAGTGGACTTGTACCACAAGTGTTTGATTTTAAAGACGTGCCAGGAAAAGAGTGGTATTGGCCGGTTTTCTTGACAATTCTAGTTAATAAATTTATTTGGAATTTGCCATTCGAAAGAAATTGAAAGTAAACTTGgacataacatatttatttttttccaggaTATAATAGTACAAAGTCTGAGATTAAGTAATAAAAACCGTAACAtggaataaaaacaaattatttttgtataaaaatatatccGTTAGTCAAAACCATATTCAAGATACATGAACAGCTGTTCTATAATCAACACTTCCTTTTGAAATCAAGTGACTTCACGCAAACCTTCCCGCGAATAGAGTCAATCTTTTTGTTTTAAAGAAAATCTAATCGTAGGATGTGACCGAGGCTTCATAAGCGGATCCACAAGCCTCTTCAGCCTCAGCCCGCGTCTACAGTAGTAGGGTGACCATCACCCAGACGCTGGCTACGATATGAATCTCTTGCGGTGTTTGCTCAATATCTGAATGTGCattacagacacgcacacacacacacacacacacacacacatatatatatatatatatatatatatatatatatatatatatatatatatatatatatatatatatatatatatatgtatatatatatatatatatatatatatatatatatatatgtatatatataatatatatatatacatatatatatatatatataatatatatatatatatatattatatatatatatatatatatatatatatatatatatatatatatatatactgtatatatatgtgtatatatatatgtatatatatatatatatatatatatgtatatatatgtgtatatatatatgtatatatatatatatatatttatatatatatttatttatatatatatatatatatatatatatatatttatccatctatttctctctctctctctctctctctctctctctctctctctctctctctctctctctctgtatatatatatatatatatatatatatatatatatatatatatatatatatatatatatatatatatatatatatatatatatatatatatatatcctaatccttgtctgcaaaatatgtagaagtatgtgttttatacagtgagattaatgttctttttaagagtactatgactgtaaCAAATTGTAGTGAGCGagcactgaactctgttataggtcacatgTCTGAAGTCTGATAGAGGACGTGTTGAAAGCCTATTAATgacaatatatttccatcacagtggagaattccacaaaatctaacaattcagcatattgccagagcaacattccatttacttgccgaggggtaagtAGTACCTCTCAAGCGATCATAAGAACTAGTGGGCAATCATCTGAAGAGTCGGGCTGCGTAAAGTGTACTCCTGAACATTttcataataaagtaaaaaaaacgcatgttccaatgtctcattatccgttgaaatgggacatatttggtgtcaggtgtaaaaatacatctgtttgtgAATGCTAAGAGCAAAGTTGTTCTTGATACgcgaggactaacatagcagataaagctgctgcgggagatgaaatcgaaggagcagttggttatagtgatgtcgatgaagaatatagacgagaacaaaGAACGCAttacttagaaaataggttagataacatagccgagttaataaacagattattagttgaaGGTGAAGAGGAGTGGCGCACAACCCCGtcatatccgatgtacataaacgaatttcaaacacacacaagtgaaagcacgcatgcacagccgagtgaagatatgcaaaacgtcgtagttcgaaaattgccagaactccaggcaagtgttaggccttttgataatcaacggcctaatgaagggtttcaatcgatcgaagtaacggcctaatgaagggtttcaatcgatcgaagtatttttgagagactttgaagtagccacatatgggtggtcagaaagaaaaaagcatttcaagataattaggttgctgaaagatgctccagcaatggaggtaatgtgttggccacaagacagtttaagaagttttactgaaataaaacgacgtttagttgagaaatacgccttaccc encodes the following:
- the LOC137643838 gene encoding uncharacterized protein — translated: MCWPRHAFSLSKMIPKGTRWTGNGSQRSLFLLILGVGVGFYVSLMMIFFLQDFVFQYGEFREVREGKPRPSTSCTDLGGRCEESKRGRCSHSLGKFDCATTQICCYRWKRSVKVKRENREPKKKSLKNVFGQKEAKYSVHNKGKSKLKLAKKHKSEKERESLLEVKRSKKHGNSDKSSVKVNAYKARSNTETRKRRKKNGGRKNGDTKKKITMKILGKKGQKKSHPKNNVNTRKNNVNKKAGKTKKYSHPRETEGKRRKVMTQGFEANTRKESKKKESKKRKSKKKKIKQKKSKNLCTKTSPECKKLGGKCRSSKSRCFTKASGGKCLSKDCVCCIEVCAISAKKKCRIQGGSCKKKCLEGERLLKNGCKDSDCKCCVQDSCKIKKSCLKKNGICVNKKEDCSSGNLIKKGCGGKNCFCCIKSRCKSSTKKKCIRHGGVCKHNCLPNERLIQNACKNKKCKCCSPKGCRAKKSCRELNGFCVEQKEDCPQGNITRRGCRGKDCFCCFPLDLNEHCKNDLGPAMPMLTDQLNKSSELLDFLEIRLMSLFEISGNISELIGRNLVKELLHMEKLVNKTMELTQVLQRFYKIYKTKSNCPLQHISNLLAELKSNYQRLSVLGSQLSEQNTAQITFPINTIMGIIKNISVYLQPIINIYVEILVEVIVYVTPTKVSASLLPSLSTTTSSMSSSKDTNTEVTIPPSINTFTPNVFSITRNVSSTETNKEHITSEEKLPTVTTMNTVTRHFSSVTPVTNTNRSNINGIASVSTQDLSTTRSFMDISENPMSTQVSQSLTPSDAITNSLTPNTAKANPTYTTSRIFNSSIQKIPTNAISTSGNFGVANTSTVITHNSVNTSTLNTGITTSQMVITDSTLTNKDTTTMPKENKTSKFNTNSTTVSTVKYVPSSTETAVEPVFNITHTTKLDSPSTGEPTSVTTNITRDTSHVLPLNVTTINVTEKSQPVSPLYISKTEIAFLSNTTASSISWRSSTMPSTKQLTDSLIVHTMDTNIENTFSSGTVDYGTSVTTPLKNVATTVATVKRTTPSIIISEAYTESKHSSSLTPLHNYDSTLSTKNPDELNSKASTNRNYTKTTEILLNNTDLLQLNISLTSNTKTSLAPLDKTTNSVYSTYKTSANTFLSTTQDPLIVDTSVNNSFALTNQSTSIENSTFKSSDTSISQSPFTKSSDLSDKTEDSSSISYETSTNTFSHAVEYSSTEHTVSNGTGLLATESLVSSNVIINKTFSPTMFSSARKLSSTTVTNAATGNDTSLSITEALFNNSITTESSISTSVTETETLFKTQTTFENTSSSQSITPVNTNTSTNSMPYVTLTTNEKENDTIFESTVVTFSSFTTNRNLENRTDLVTKEFSFSMNKSRNSTPTLTQESKSASDNFSTNRIDLYTSTSSFSDVTTLKSQSSIATDTPSVTDNATRGFSVSTGIPFTNMSIKGNFSLPATKTSFNVTTITSSPQRSTDFDTSSSNMATSSTNNNSNNSTLVSKTWSMIYSSSEMNTTLSPTTISTTFDNPSFSIDSTTSTYNSSVDTTSNKHGTETQLTNKSLTSTTTGLSIRNTTDQIISSKLTPVQTMSSSTVAALASSVNNNGTNSLVANVSEITGLSSNSSNLSFDTLTSVSSSSDNINNNSASLSTLSPPYNNTSTTAIETNTASHQETASTSVDSQNYKPSSTKAPSNTQILIIYIIKTIVMYINETTTNPTITTSNGQG